A window of Brachybacterium fresconis contains these coding sequences:
- a CDS encoding M23 family metallopeptidase: MANHRADGRATVRTLRANPGSHRDGALPAGAVKAGVLGVLATATIAAPLAAAAAGIDETVAPGDVTAAQQPQSDQAAPGADPSSAPVALPEAGASASVTQAAADTRESDEDASRSQERTAPSETKDAAEGKTKKDAALDIEVELPEPEPVETAQTAASGESAPASSGGYIDPVNAPITSGFGGRMHPVLGYFKGHDGVDFGASCGAPVKAVRSGKVVSASYQGASGNRVEVDHGNGVVTGYFHLQGFNTSVGSTVEQGETIGYVGSTGRSTGCHLHFAKMDEAGNYSNPMSILR; this comes from the coding sequence GTGGCGAATCATCGCGCCGACGGACGCGCCACGGTGCGCACGCTCCGGGCCAACCCGGGCTCGCATCGCGACGGAGCCCTCCCCGCCGGCGCCGTGAAGGCCGGTGTGCTGGGAGTCCTCGCGACCGCCACCATCGCAGCTCCGCTGGCCGCCGCCGCGGCCGGGATCGACGAGACCGTCGCCCCCGGCGACGTCACCGCCGCGCAGCAGCCCCAGAGCGATCAGGCCGCACCGGGCGCCGATCCCTCCAGCGCCCCCGTCGCCCTGCCCGAAGCAGGGGCCTCCGCGAGCGTCACGCAGGCGGCCGCCGACACGCGCGAGTCGGATGAGGACGCCAGCCGCTCGCAGGAGCGCACCGCTCCCTCCGAGACGAAGGACGCGGCCGAGGGCAAGACGAAGAAGGACGCGGCTCTCGACATCGAGGTCGAGCTGCCCGAGCCCGAGCCCGTCGAAACCGCGCAGACCGCCGCCTCCGGTGAATCCGCCCCCGCCAGCAGCGGCGGGTACATCGACCCGGTCAACGCCCCGATCACCTCCGGATTCGGCGGCCGCATGCACCCCGTCCTGGGATACTTCAAGGGCCATGACGGCGTGGACTTCGGCGCCTCCTGCGGCGCCCCGGTCAAGGCCGTGAGGTCCGGGAAGGTCGTCAGCGCCTCATACCAGGGTGCCTCCGGCAACCGGGTAGAGGTCGACCATGGCAACGGGGTCGTCACCGGCTACTTCCACCTGCAGGGCTTCAACACCTCGGTAGGATCGACCGTCGAGCAGGGCGAGACCATCGGTTACGTCGGCTCGACCGGTCGCTCCACCGGCTGCCACCTCCACTTCGCCAAGATGGACGAGGCTGGCAACTACTCCAACCCGATGTCGATCCTGCGGTGA
- the tsaD gene encoding tRNA (adenosine(37)-N6)-threonylcarbamoyltransferase complex transferase subunit TsaD codes for MTTSGSPVVLGVESSCDETGFGIVSDGVLLGQGLASSAAQHAEFGGVVPEIAARAHLEAAVPTLRIALADAGVEARDITHVAATSGPGLATAVHVGLAAAKSVAWALDVPLYGVHHLAGHAAADTLEHGPLPERSIVLIVSGGHTSILAVGDLVRDPIEHLGDTLDDAAGEAFDKVSRLLGLGYPGGPAISRAAVDGDPQAFTFPRALLRPKDAPFTFSFSGLKTAVARTVEKLERAGEPVPVADIAASFEQAVVDVLVTKALRAVRERSLDTLVIVGGVAANARLRAVAQDRCDAAGITLRIPPPRLCTDNGAMIAAVGDLLVRSDVEPSGLRIAADPSAVLHGAQLPLPQ; via the coding sequence GTGACCACCTCCGGGTCGCCGGTCGTCCTCGGGGTCGAGTCCTCCTGCGACGAGACCGGCTTCGGCATCGTCTCCGACGGGGTGCTGCTCGGTCAGGGGTTGGCCTCCAGCGCCGCCCAGCACGCCGAGTTCGGGGGAGTGGTCCCCGAGATCGCCGCCCGCGCCCACCTCGAGGCAGCCGTGCCCACCCTGCGGATCGCCCTGGCCGACGCCGGGGTCGAGGCCCGCGACATCACCCATGTCGCCGCCACTTCCGGACCGGGGCTGGCCACCGCCGTCCACGTCGGCCTCGCCGCCGCCAAATCCGTGGCCTGGGCGCTCGATGTGCCGCTGTACGGCGTCCACCACCTCGCCGGGCACGCCGCCGCCGACACCCTCGAGCACGGTCCGCTGCCCGAGCGCTCCATCGTGCTGATCGTCTCCGGCGGCCATACCTCCATCCTCGCGGTCGGCGACCTGGTGCGCGACCCCATCGAGCACCTCGGCGACACCCTCGACGACGCCGCGGGCGAGGCCTTCGACAAGGTCTCCCGGCTGCTGGGCCTCGGCTACCCGGGCGGCCCCGCGATCTCGCGGGCCGCGGTGGACGGCGATCCGCAGGCCTTCACCTTCCCGCGGGCGCTGCTGCGCCCGAAGGATGCCCCCTTCACCTTCTCCTTCTCCGGGCTGAAGACGGCGGTCGCCCGCACCGTCGAGAAGCTCGAGCGGGCGGGGGAGCCGGTGCCCGTGGCGGACATCGCCGCCTCCTTCGAGCAGGCCGTGGTCGACGTGCTGGTCACCAAGGCGCTGCGGGCCGTGCGCGAACGCTCCCTCGACACGCTGGTGATCGTCGGCGGGGTCGCCGCCAACGCCCGCCTGCGCGCCGTCGCCCAGGATCGCTGCGACGCCGCGGGCATCACGCTGCGGATCCCGCCGCCGCGCCTGTGCACCGACAACGGCGCCATGATCGCCGCCGTCGGGGACCTGCTGGTGCGCTCCGACGTCGAGCCCAGCGGACTGCGCATCGCCGCCGATCCCTCGGCGGTCCTGCACGGGGCCCAGCTGCCCCTGCCGCAGTGA
- the lysA gene encoding diaminopimelate decarboxylase yields MRAHEAGALHGNDAAPTWLPYPADVNALIPGLWSSTTRRDAEGTVTVGGVDVHRIAQEVGTPAFVLDEEDFRGRARSFRDAFTEALRPYAGADVYYAGKAFLCSAVARWVDEDGLGLDVCTGGELAVALRAGFPPERIALHGNNKSDAEIRRALEAGVGRVVIDSLDEIDQVASIAAELGVRAAVMLRVTTGVEAHTHEFIATAHEDQKFGLSITGGGALEAVRRTLAADALELVGLHSHIGSQIFDTGGFEVAARRVLDLVAQIRAELDHTIDQLDLGGGFGVMYNTQHTPSTPEELARGIADIVAKECRDLELDVPHLSFEPGRAIAGPSTQTLYSVGTVKDVRLGGPHHRVYVSVDGGMSDNVRTALYDADYSCLLTGRVSDAAPEVVRVVGKHCESGDIVVKDEYLPSDVGRGDLLSVPVTGAYCYSLASNYNHVPRPPVVAVRDGEIRTLLRRETEEDLLGLDQG; encoded by the coding sequence ATGCGCGCCCATGAGGCCGGAGCCCTCCACGGCAACGACGCCGCCCCGACCTGGCTCCCGTATCCCGCTGACGTCAACGCTCTGATCCCCGGACTGTGGTCGTCCACCACGCGCCGCGACGCCGAGGGGACGGTCACGGTCGGCGGCGTGGACGTCCATCGCATCGCCCAGGAGGTCGGCACCCCGGCCTTCGTGCTGGACGAGGAGGACTTCCGCGGTCGAGCCCGTTCCTTCCGCGACGCCTTCACCGAGGCCCTGCGCCCCTACGCCGGGGCCGACGTCTACTACGCTGGCAAGGCGTTCCTGTGCAGCGCGGTCGCCCGCTGGGTCGACGAGGACGGGCTGGGGCTGGATGTGTGCACCGGGGGAGAGCTCGCGGTGGCGCTGCGCGCCGGGTTCCCGCCCGAGCGGATCGCCCTGCACGGCAACAACAAGTCCGACGCCGAGATCCGCCGCGCCCTGGAGGCCGGCGTCGGCCGAGTGGTGATCGACTCCCTCGACGAGATCGACCAGGTCGCGTCCATCGCCGCCGAGCTCGGCGTGCGGGCCGCGGTCATGCTCCGGGTGACCACCGGCGTCGAGGCGCACACCCACGAGTTCATCGCCACCGCGCACGAGGACCAGAAGTTCGGGCTCTCGATCACGGGCGGCGGCGCCCTGGAGGCCGTGCGCCGCACCCTCGCGGCCGATGCGCTGGAGCTGGTGGGCCTGCACTCCCACATCGGCTCGCAGATCTTCGACACCGGCGGCTTCGAGGTCGCGGCCCGCCGCGTGCTGGACCTGGTCGCGCAGATCAGGGCCGAGCTCGACCACACCATCGACCAGCTCGACCTCGGCGGCGGCTTCGGCGTCATGTACAACACCCAGCACACCCCGTCGACTCCCGAGGAGCTCGCCCGCGGCATCGCCGACATCGTGGCCAAGGAATGCCGCGACCTCGAGCTGGACGTCCCGCACCTGTCCTTCGAGCCCGGCCGCGCGATCGCCGGCCCGTCCACGCAGACCCTGTACTCCGTCGGCACCGTCAAGGACGTGCGTCTGGGCGGCCCTCACCACCGCGTCTACGTCTCCGTCGACGGCGGCATGAGCGACAACGTGCGCACCGCCCTGTACGACGCGGACTACTCCTGCCTGCTGACCGGCCGGGTCTCCGACGCCGCCCCCGAGGTGGTGCGCGTGGTCGGCAAGCACTGCGAGAGCGGTGACATCGTGGTCAAGGACGAGTACCTGCCCTCCGACGTCGGCCGCGGGGATCTGCTCTCCGTGCCCGTCACCGGGGCGTACTGCTACTCGCTGGCCTCCAACTACAACCACGTGCCCCGGCCGCCCGTGGTCGCGGTGCGCGACGGCGAGATCCGCACCCTGCTCCGTCGCGAGACGGAGGAGGATCTGCTGGGCCTGGATCAGGGCTGA
- a CDS encoding bifunctional alpha,alpha-trehalose-phosphate synthase (UDP-forming)/trehalose-phosphatase — protein MPSSTSRPVDDPARPGHDLVVVANRLPVDSRTLPDGATEWVTSPGGLVTAMESVMRTVDSGAWVGWAGSPGQEPDPFDADGMSLYPVRLDQEDIERYYEGFSNATLWPLYHDVIVDPEFHRTWWDSYVAANRRFARTAAPVANEGGTIWVHDYQLQLVPRLIREERADVRIGFFNHIPFPSVELFSQLPKRNQMLRGLLGADLIGFQRESDTQNFLAAVRKLLGYHVDGQTISVPGLGAAPVREVVAQTFPISIDSSKVSALTEDEEVRARAEQLREDLGHPRTIVLGVDRLDYTKGIRHRLKAWGELLGDGSVDPRETVMVQVATPSRERVEAYRQLRDEVELTVGRINGDHSSIGRPAVSYQHRSFDRRDMTALFMAADVVLVTALRDGMNLVAKEYVASRPDLHGVLVLSEFAGAADELRAAVMVNPHDIDELKAAILRAMAMPAEEQEEAMRSLRHQVMENDVQAWAHSFLQRLEHSGAEVREPKPTVRLTGEGATDPAALDAAMDTFAATPRILIASDFDGVLAPIVADRDAVQPDSAALAALRDLSEMPGVATALISGRALGDLDSHARMPSSVVLVGSHGAEVGALPPWMQAEVLDSAALTMTPEKDELLASITENLQQIARAHPGVEVETKPSAAVLHTCNARGRGGHNATESALEYAVNLPDVTVTPGKEVVEFSVVHTSKGAAIETLARASAADAWFYLGDDVTDESVFGRLGENDVGVKVGGGDTAANHRIAGTEDVAAVLTRLAGLRREG, from the coding sequence GTGCCCTCTTCCACCTCCCGTCCCGTCGACGATCCCGCCCGCCCCGGCCACGACCTCGTGGTGGTGGCCAACCGGCTGCCGGTGGACTCCCGCACCCTTCCCGACGGCGCCACCGAGTGGGTCACCAGCCCCGGCGGACTGGTGACCGCCATGGAATCGGTGATGCGCACCGTCGACTCCGGCGCCTGGGTCGGCTGGGCCGGCTCCCCCGGGCAGGAGCCCGATCCTTTCGACGCCGACGGGATGAGCCTGTACCCGGTCCGGCTCGACCAGGAGGACATCGAGCGCTACTACGAGGGCTTCTCCAACGCCACGCTGTGGCCGCTGTACCACGACGTCATCGTCGACCCGGAGTTCCACCGCACCTGGTGGGACTCCTACGTGGCCGCCAACCGCCGCTTCGCCCGCACCGCCGCCCCGGTCGCGAACGAGGGCGGCACCATCTGGGTCCACGACTACCAGCTGCAGCTGGTGCCGCGGCTGATCCGCGAGGAGCGGGCCGATGTGCGCATCGGCTTCTTCAACCACATCCCCTTCCCCTCCGTGGAGCTGTTCTCCCAGCTGCCCAAGCGCAACCAGATGCTGCGCGGCCTGCTGGGCGCCGACCTGATCGGCTTCCAGCGCGAGAGCGACACCCAGAACTTCCTGGCCGCGGTGCGCAAGCTGCTCGGCTACCACGTCGACGGGCAGACCATCTCGGTGCCGGGCCTCGGCGCGGCCCCGGTGCGCGAGGTCGTCGCCCAGACCTTCCCGATCTCCATCGACTCCAGCAAGGTCTCGGCGCTGACCGAGGACGAGGAGGTGCGCGCACGGGCCGAGCAGCTGCGGGAGGATCTCGGGCATCCTCGGACGATCGTGCTCGGGGTGGACAGGCTCGACTACACCAAGGGGATCCGCCACCGGCTCAAGGCCTGGGGGGAGCTGCTCGGGGACGGCTCGGTCGATCCCCGCGAGACGGTGATGGTCCAGGTCGCCACGCCCTCGCGGGAGCGGGTCGAGGCCTACCGGCAGCTGCGCGACGAGGTGGAGCTGACCGTCGGCCGCATCAACGGCGACCACTCCTCCATCGGCCGTCCGGCGGTCTCCTATCAGCATCGCTCCTTCGACCGCCGAGACATGACCGCCCTGTTCATGGCGGCCGACGTGGTGCTGGTGACCGCGCTGCGCGACGGGATGAACCTGGTCGCCAAGGAATACGTCGCCTCCCGCCCCGATCTGCACGGCGTCCTGGTGCTCAGCGAGTTCGCCGGCGCGGCCGACGAGCTGCGGGCCGCCGTCATGGTCAACCCTCATGACATCGACGAGCTCAAGGCCGCGATCCTGCGAGCGATGGCGATGCCTGCCGAGGAGCAGGAGGAGGCGATGCGCTCCCTGCGCCACCAGGTGATGGAGAACGATGTGCAGGCCTGGGCCCACAGCTTCCTGCAGCGCCTGGAGCACTCCGGGGCCGAGGTGCGCGAGCCGAAGCCGACGGTCCGGCTGACCGGCGAGGGCGCCACGGACCCGGCGGCGCTCGATGCCGCGATGGACACCTTCGCGGCGACTCCGCGGATCCTGATCGCCTCGGACTTCGACGGGGTGCTCGCCCCGATCGTCGCCGATCGCGACGCGGTCCAGCCCGATTCCGCCGCCCTGGCCGCCCTGCGCGACCTCTCGGAGATGCCCGGGGTGGCGACCGCCCTGATCTCCGGCCGCGCCCTCGGCGACCTGGACTCCCACGCCCGCATGCCGTCCTCGGTGGTGCTGGTGGGCTCCCACGGCGCCGAGGTGGGCGCTCTGCCGCCATGGATGCAGGCCGAGGTGCTCGACTCCGCGGCGCTGACGATGACCCCGGAGAAGGACGAGCTGCTCGCCTCGATCACCGAGAACCTGCAGCAGATCGCCCGGGCCCACCCGGGCGTCGAGGTCGAGACCAAGCCCTCGGCCGCGGTGCTGCACACCTGCAATGCCCGCGGCCGCGGCGGGCACAACGCGACGGAGTCGGCCCTCGAGTATGCGGTCAACCTCCCCGACGTGACGGTGACCCCCGGCAAGGAGGTCGTGGAGTTCTCGGTGGTGCACACGTCCAAGGGCGCCGCGATCGAGACCCTCGCCCGCGCCAGCGCGGCCGACGCCTGGTTCTACCTGGGCGACGACGTCACCGATGAGTCGGTCTTCGGCCGTCTCGGCGAGAACGACGTGGGCGTGAAGGTCGGCGGCGGCGACACGGCGGCGAACCACCGCATCGCCGGGACCGAGGACGTCGCCGCGGTGCTGACGCGTCTGGCGGGTCTGCGCCGGGAGGGCTGA